A stretch of DNA from Thiomicrospira sp. XS5:
TGCAGGCGATTGATCAAACCGAAGGTGTGAGCATTGATGTGCCGCGTCCGAAGTTCCGTGAAATTGCCTTGTACCCGTATTTCGTCGCCTTGGCGTTGGCCTTGTTTATTGTGTATTTTGCTTCGGTGCAGTTGCTGGCCGGACGCTTGCAACAGGAGGCCGCGTGATGGACGCCTGGTTGCAATGGGAGTGGCGCGACGCGACGACGCTGTGGTTTTTATTGGCGCCGTTGGTGTGGGGGCTGGTTTCGACTTGGTTGCGACGCCGTCAAACCGCGCAATACGCCGAAAGCCATTTACTGCCTTGGGTGAAGGTCACGCCGGAGGCGTTATTGGCCGAAGCGGCACAGGTGGAACAGGCCACACAAAAACGTAAATTGGCCAGGCCTGGGCGTTTTGTGCGCGGCCTGTGGCGATTTGTAGCTGGGTTGTTCCAGCCGAAATGGTTGCTGTCGTTGGCGTGGATGTGTTTGATTATCGCCTTGGCAGGGCCGCGTACCTTGGTGCCGTCCCCACAGGAATCGACGCGTGCCGGTGTCGATATTCTGGTGGCGTTGGACACTTCCCGCTCTATGCTGGTTCAAGATGTGGCACCGAACCGTTTCTTGCAAGCCCGTGCCTTGGTGGAATCGTTGGCCAATCGTTTGGAACCGGATGACCGTTTGGGACTGATGGTGTTTGCCGGTCGGCCGCATTTGGTGGCGCCTTTGTCATTTGACCGAGCCTTGTTCGAGCATTATCTGAACTTGGTGCGTCCCGGCATTTTGCCGACGCGCGGTTCCGATGAAGAAGCTGCCGTGGCGTTTGGTTTGGAACATCTCAAACAGACAGCCGGCCCCGCCAAGGTACTGTTGATGTTTACCAATGGTCAGCCGGCTCCGGAGTCGCTGGAAGCGGTTTCCGAGCGATTGAAAGCGGCGGTGGCTTCGGCCAAGGAAAGTCAAACCCGGGTGGTGTTGGTTGGTGTCGGACGTGAAACCCCCAGCCCGATACCGTCAATGGAGCATCCAAGCGGCACGGTGTATGTGCATGGTCGTCAGGTGCGTTCCCAGCTGGAAAGCGCGGAATTGACCAAACTGGCAACGCAGTTGGGCGGGGATTATGTGACGGCGAACCGTTCCGGTGACTTTTTGGAACAACTGTTGAATTTGGTGGCACAACAGGCGGAAAAACGTACTTTCCAAGCCTCTCAGCCGGTGTGGCAGGATCATGCGGAAGGCTTTCTTTGGGCGGCGTTTTTCGCGTTATTGTGGAGTTTTTTCCCGGTCAAACGACGTTTTGTCGATCAACGCTTTTCAGCAAAAAGCAGCTCGAAAGCCAACCTAACGGTTGGGCTGGTGGGCGTCGCCTTGATGAGCGGGCTTCAACCGGAGCCGGTGTGGGCGGACACTCAGGTGGGCACCGCTCAAAAGGCGTATGAGGCGTTTCAATCACAGGATTACGATACGGCTCAGGAAACTTATAACGAATTATCGACGTATCAAGGCTTGTTCGGGGCCGGTGCGGCCGCATACCGCAATAAAGACTTCGAATCTTCGGTGGCGTATTTTCGTGACGCCGCCGTGCTGGGATTGACGGATACCGACCGAGCTCAGGCCTTGTTCAATTTGGGGAACAGTTATTATCAGGCCGGTCTCTTGCCACAGGCGATTGAAGCCTATGAACAGGCGTTGGTGTATCAGCCGGATTACGATAAAGCCAAACATAATTTAGCCTTGGCAAAGCGTCAACGACAACGGCAAAGTGGCCAGCAACAAAATGAAGAACAAGGCGACGGTCAAGGCGAAGGCACCACCAGCCGGGATGCCGAGGGCGCGTTTTACGGCGGACAGCGGCCGAACCCGGATGAAGTGGGCGAAGGGGCGTCCGGTGATGCGCCGGAAGGCGAGAAGGACGGTCGGGAATTCGTCTTGCCGGATCAGCCGGAAGGCACGGACTTTTCATTGGAGTCGGGGTCTCAAATGCAATTAAACGACACCGCCAATGCGATTTTGGACCAACAACAGCGGGTGCGCCGTATTGAACAATTTGAGCACGATATGCAGAAAGTGGACGATAACCAGTCGTTATTATTGAAAAACCTGTTTGAGCGAGAGGAAGGCTTCCAGGCCTCGCAGGACGAACCGCATCCATTGCCGGGGGTGAAACCATGGTAAACCTTTGGCGGCGTTTTGGGGTTCTCATCGGGTTCGGGTTATTTTTACCAGGCCTGGTGTTAGCGGACAGCCGTATGTATCCGGAAGAAGTGGTGCTTGGGAATCCGGTGACCTGGATTATCAGCGGCGAGCAGGTGGAAAACGATTTTGAACAGCTTGATTTAAGCGTGTTGAAACAACATTTTGTCATCCATGATATTGAAGGGGGCTCTAGCCGTTTACGCCTTCGACTCTACCCTTATGAGGCCGGGGTGTTTCAATTACCGGCCATGCATCATGGCGGGCTCCACGTGAAACCCATCACCATTCATGTGCAGGAAAACCCGGAAGTTTCTGTTACTTGGCAGGCACCGCAAAAACAGGCCTATCCGGACGAAGTGCTGTATTGGCGCGCCGATGTTTCGGCCAAAGGGGAGAATATTCCAATCCGTGCGTTACCGACGGAGAATGACCCGAATCAAGTGTATCAATGGCTGGGGACGGCGGAGCCGAAAGCCGACCATACCTTGTTTGATAACCATGTGCGCTTGGTTTCCGCGGTGCGTTTTCTGAAGCCGGGCGCCTATTCCTTGCCGTCACCGGGGGTGCGGGTGGATTCATCGGCGTATCGGCATGAATTATTCTTTGCGCCACCACAAACGGTTCAGGTAAGGCCGATGCCCTCCTATTTACCGGCGGTGTTGCCGGTTGGTCAGGTCTCGTTAAGCGCCGATTTCAACCCATTTTGGGTGGTGACAGGGGATTTGTACCACTGGGTTTGGCGCTTGAACGGGCAGAATGTCACCGATGAGCAGTTGCCGAATCTGGCCTCGCAACTCACCGATACCGAGGGGTTTGAATGGTTGATGCCGACGGTGGAGCGGACTCAGGCGGTGACCGAGTCCGGTTTGATGAGCCGGGCGGAAATCGACCAGCCATTTCGAATTTTGGAATACGGCTGGGTGCGTTTGCCGGCGTTGCGTGTGACCTATTTCAATCCGCAAAGCGGTCGTTTGGAGGATGTGGTTTTCCCGGCGCAGTCGATGGTGGCCTTGCCGGGCGCAGTGATTGTGTTCGGGCAATTATTATTGGCGTTACTGGCACTTCTGAGTTTGAGAGCGGTTTGGTTGGGGCTGCGGGAAGCGTTTTTGAAGTGGCGTTTGCTAGCCGGTTTGAAGCAGGCCGACAGTGTGCTTCAGGTTTGGCAACAAGTGGATGCCTGGTCGCGTCGCCAGCTGAGGCATCGACAAAATGGCCAGGCCTGGCCGGTTCCGGTTATATCAAAAGACGTTTCCGATTCGCCGCAACCGAGCCTGGGAAGCTGGTTGCAAGTGTTTGAATCCGAGTACGGTGACAATGCACAGGCGCGGACGCTGGTGGAGACGCTGAATGAATATTTCTATTCAGAACGCCATCCGGCGGTGAAGTTGGCGGCCCAGGATTGGGCCAAGTCGTTACCGCTGCTTAAAGTGTCGTTCAGTCGTTTGCGCCGTTTTTGA
This window harbors:
- a CDS encoding VWA domain-containing protein, with amino-acid sequence MDAWLQWEWRDATTLWFLLAPLVWGLVSTWLRRRQTAQYAESHLLPWVKVTPEALLAEAAQVEQATQKRKLARPGRFVRGLWRFVAGLFQPKWLLSLAWMCLIIALAGPRTLVPSPQESTRAGVDILVALDTSRSMLVQDVAPNRFLQARALVESLANRLEPDDRLGLMVFAGRPHLVAPLSFDRALFEHYLNLVRPGILPTRGSDEEAAVAFGLEHLKQTAGPAKVLLMFTNGQPAPESLEAVSERLKAAVASAKESQTRVVLVGVGRETPSPIPSMEHPSGTVYVHGRQVRSQLESAELTKLATQLGGDYVTANRSGDFLEQLLNLVAQQAEKRTFQASQPVWQDHAEGFLWAAFFALLWSFFPVKRRFVDQRFSAKSSSKANLTVGLVGVALMSGLQPEPVWADTQVGTAQKAYEAFQSQDYDTAQETYNELSTYQGLFGAGAAAYRNKDFESSVAYFRDAAVLGLTDTDRAQALFNLGNSYYQAGLLPQAIEAYEQALVYQPDYDKAKHNLALAKRQRQRQSGQQQNEEQGDGQGEGTTSRDAEGAFYGGQRPNPDEVGEGASGDAPEGEKDGREFVLPDQPEGTDFSLESGSQMQLNDTANAILDQQQRVRRIEQFEHDMQKVDDNQSLLLKNLFEREEGFQASQDEPHPLPGVKPW
- a CDS encoding BatD family protein gives rise to the protein MVNLWRRFGVLIGFGLFLPGLVLADSRMYPEEVVLGNPVTWIISGEQVENDFEQLDLSVLKQHFVIHDIEGGSSRLRLRLYPYEAGVFQLPAMHHGGLHVKPITIHVQENPEVSVTWQAPQKQAYPDEVLYWRADVSAKGENIPIRALPTENDPNQVYQWLGTAEPKADHTLFDNHVRLVSAVRFLKPGAYSLPSPGVRVDSSAYRHELFFAPPQTVQVRPMPSYLPAVLPVGQVSLSADFNPFWVVTGDLYHWVWRLNGQNVTDEQLPNLASQLTDTEGFEWLMPTVERTQAVTESGLMSRAEIDQPFRILEYGWVRLPALRVTYFNPQSGRLEDVVFPAQSMVALPGAVIVFGQLLLALLALLSLRAVWLGLREAFLKWRLLAGLKQADSVLQVWQQVDAWSRRQLRHRQNGQAWPVPVISKDVSDSPQPSLGSWLQVFESEYGDNAQARTLVETLNEYFYSERHPAVKLAAQDWAKSLPLLKVSFSRLRRF